The stretch of DNA AGGTGTACCTGGACATGGACTTCTTCCGCGAGATGGACCAGCGCTTCTCGGCCGCCGGCGACTTCGCCCAGGCCTACGTGATCGCCCACGAAATCGGCCACCACGTACAGACCCTGCTCGGCGTCTCGGCGAAGATCCAGGCGGCCCGCCAACAAGGCCGGCAGATGGAAGGCGACGGCGGCCTGCTGGTGCGCCAGGAGCTGCAGGCCGACTGCCTGGCGGGTGTCTGGGCCAACCATGCGCAGAAACGCCTGAACTGGCTGGAGCCGGGGGATATCGAAGAAGCCCTGAACGCCGCCAACGCCATCGGTGACGACCGCCTGCAACAGCAAGGCCAGGGCCGCGTGGTACCGGACTCCTTCACCCATGGCAGCTCGGCGCAACGGGTGCGCTGGTTCAAGGCCGGTTTCACTCAAGGCCAAGTCGGCCAGTGCGACACCTTCGCTGCCAAGAGCCTGTAATGCACCGAGTGCTGGCGCTGCTCACCTTATGGCTGATCTGCGCCAGCCCACAGGCGGCAGTGCATGGTGTCAAAACGATCAGCCCCGCGCGGCTGAACCTCGAAGGCGGCGAACTGGCCATCGGCCTGAGCCAGGACTGGCAGTGGCCGCTGCCCGAGGTCCAGCGGGCGCTGATCATTGTCCACGGGCGCCTGCGTAACGCCCAGACCTACCTGCAAAGCGCCGAACAGGCCGCCAGCCAGGCCGGGCAAAGTGCGCCCACCCTGGTGGTCGCCCCGCAGTTTCTCAACCAGAGCGATATCGAGCGTCACCAACTACCCGGTTCGCTGCTGCGCTGGCAGGGCAATGACTGGATGGCCGGCGAGCCGTCCAGCGGGCCCAGGGCGGTCAGTTCCTATGCGGTGCTGGACGCGATCATCACGCGGCTGAGCGATCGCCAGCAGTTCCCGTCCCTGACTGAGATCGTCATCGCCGGCCACTCCGGTGGCGCCCAGGTGGTGCAGCGTTTCGCCCTGCTCGGCCAGCACCATCCGGGCCTGGAGGATGACGGCATCAAGCTGCGCTACGTCATCGCCAACCCGTCGTCCTATGCCTACTTCGACGAGCAGCGCCCGGTGAAGGTCGACGCCGGCGCGTGCCCCGGTTTCAACCACTGGAAATACGGCCTACTCAAGCTGCCGGCCTACGCCACCGGCCAGACCGCGCAGCAGTTGGAAGAGAGTTACGTCAAGCGCGATATCACCTACCTGCTGGGCAAACAGGACACCGACCCGCACCACCCGGCGCTGGACACCAGCTGCGCCGCCGAGGCCCAGGGCGCCTACCGCTTGATTCGCGGGCACAACTATTTCAACTACCTGAAACAGCGCCATCCCCAGGGACTGCAACAGCAATTGATCGAAGTGCCCGGCGTCGGGCATGACGGCGACAAGATGTTCACTTCGCCCGAGGGGCAGAAGGCGTTGTTCGGCCAGTAGGCACAGTGAAATCAGCAATGACGCTATCGCGGGCAAGCCTCGCTCCTACAGATTCGTTGTCGTACCCGGCAGAGGGCTACACCGCAGATCCGTAGGAGCGAGGTTTGCCCGCGAAGCTTTTTAAGCCAGCACCATCCGCCGCAGGGCGCTGCAATCCTCGGCATGCCAGTCGGCCAGCTCCGGCCACGGGTTATCCGGCAGGTTGACCAGCACCGTGTGGGTGCCCGCCGCGCGACCGCAATCAAGGTCGAAGCGGTAGTCGCCGACCATCACCATTTCGGCGGGCGCCACCTCCCAGGCCGCGGCCAGCTTCAGCAAGCCGCCCGGGTGAGGCTTGGGTGGCGCTTCGTCGCGCCCCAGCACGTCCTCGACGGCAAAGCAGTCGGCCAGGCCGATGGCCTCCAGGGTGACATGGGCCAGCTCCCGCGCATTGCGGGTCAGGATGCCCAGGCGATAGCCCCGCGCCGCCAGCTCCCGCACCAGCTCCACCGCCCCCGGCGCCGGCCGCGAACCCAGCGCCAGGTCGCGTTCGTGCTCCAGCAGCCAGGCGTGTTTCGCCGCGGCTTCGGCGGCGGGCAAGGCCGCGAGGTGGGTCAGGATGTCGTGCTCCGGCGGGATCCCCAGAGCCTCGCGGATGGCCGCGAAATCGTGCACGGCCACCGTCAGGGTGCCGTCCATGTCGAACACCCAATGCCGAACCTCGGCCAGGCTCATGCCCAGTCCTTGCGGTGGCGGATCAGGCCTTCCTGGGTCACCGACGCCACCAGTTGGCCGGCGCGGTTGAACACGCTGCCACGGGAGAAACCGCGGGAATTACCGGCCCACGGGCTGTCCATGGCATACAGCAGCCAGTCGTCGGCGCGCAGGTCGGCATGGAACCACAAGGCGTGGTCGAGGCTGGCGACCTGCATGTCCTTCTGCCACACCGACTTGCCATGGGGCAGCATCGAGGTGGTCAGCAGGCCGAAGTCCGAGGCGTAGGCCAGCAGGTATTTATGCAGTGCGGGAATGTCCGGCAGGCTGCCGTCGGCGCGGAACCAGACGTATTTGATCGGGTCCGCCGGCTGCGGGTTGTAGGGGTCTTTCTCGGTGACCGGGCGTACTTCGATAGGCTTGGGGCACAGCAGTTTTTCGCGCATGTGCTCAGGGATCAGGTGCGCGCGCTGCTGGGTGATCTCCAGCTCCGACGGCAGGTTTTCCGGGCCGACCACCTGGGGCATCGTGTCCTGGTGCTCGAAGCCTTCCTCGTCGTACTGGAACGAGGCGCTGCAGGTGAAGATCGGGTTGCCCTTCTGGATCGCCGTCACCCGGCGGGTGCTGAAACTGCCGCCATCGCGCACTCGATCGACCTGGTACACCACCGGCAACGCCGCGTCGCCCGGGCGCAGGAAATAACCGTGCAGCGAATGCACATGGCGGGCCTCTTCGACAGTCTGGCTGGCCGCGGACAGGGACTGACCCAATACCTGGCCGCCGAACAGCTGGCGGAAACCCAGGTCCTGGCTACGACCGCGAAACAGGTTTTCCTCGATCGGTTCCAGGGTCAACAGATCGACCAGATCATCCAACACGTGGCTCATTCAGACTCTCCTCACACAGAGCAATGCCGCGCAGTCTTCGCTGCTGCGGTCGATTCAATCGGGTTCATACACATGGGCACACTCCAGATGCCCCCGACCTGCTATCCATGCAAGGTTTCCAACCATTGTTCGCGGTTGATGCGATACAGCACATGATGACGCAGCGGATGCTCGCTGCCGAGCTTTGGGTGATCGAAATCGTCGTGCGCAGCGTGTTGCATGCCGATGGCCTGCATGACTTTCTGCGACGGCAGGTTGCTGGTGGTGGTGAAGGCAACGATCTCCTTCAGGGCCAGGCGATCGAAGCCACAGCGCAACGCGGTCCAGGCCGCTTCGCTGGCATAACCCAGGCCCCAGTGCTCGCGCGCCAGGCGCCAGCCGATTTCCACCGCCGGGGTGAACGGCGCCTCGAAGCCCACCACGCCCAGCCCGGTAAAACCGATAAAGGCCCCGGTATCCTTGCGCTCCAGCGCCCACGTGCCAAAACCGTGCTCGGCGAAATGCCCACGGATCCGCCCGATCAGCGCAGCACTTTCCAGGCGGCTCAGGGGGGCCGGAAAATAACGCATCACCTGCGGGTCGGCACACATCGCCGCGAACGCCGGCAAATCCTCGTCGCGCCACTGGCGCAACAGCAGTCGAGCACTTTCGAGTTGCAGTATCGGCTCCATCGTCCCCTCCATTTCCATGCGTGCCAGTCTACATCGCTGGTAGGATCCTTTTCGGATTCCTACATGAAATTGCCATGCCACTGCCGCTGATCTACCACGACGACTACAGCCCTGAGTTCCCGGCGGAGCACCGCTTCCCCATGGACAAGTTTCGCCTGCTGCGCGACCACCTGGTGGACAGCGGCCTGACCCGCGATGCCGACCTGTTGCGCCCGGAACTATGCCCCAGGGAAATTCTCGCCCTGGCCCACGACCCTGGGTATATCGAACGCTATATGGCCGGCGAGTTGTCGCGGGAAGACCAGCGGCGCCTCGGCCTGCCCTGGAACGAAGCCCTGGCCCGGCGCACCGTGCGCGCCGTCGGCGGCTCGTTGCTGGCCGCCGAACAGGCCCTGGAGCATGGCCTGGCCTGTCACCTGGCAGGCGGTACCCATCACGCCCACTACGACCACCCGGCGGGCTTCTGCATCTTCAACGACCTGGCGGTGATCAGCCATTACCTGCTGGAAGCCGGTCGGGTCGGCCGGGTGCTGATCTTCGACTGCGACGTGCACCAGGGCGACGGCACCGCGCGGATTCTCGAACATACCCCGGACGCCGTGACTGTCTCGCTGCACTGCGAAAAAAACTTCCCGGCGCGCAAGGCCACCAGCGACTGGGACATCCCCCTGCCGATGGGCATGGGCGACGCCGACTACCTGAAGGTGGTCGACGATGCGCTCAATTACCTGCTGCCGCTGTACCAGCCGGACCTGGTGCTGTACGACGCCGGGGTGGATGTGCACCAGGACGATGCCCTGGGTTACCTGAAGCTGACCGACCAGGGCGTCGCCGCCCGCGACGAACAGGTGATGCGCCATTGCCTGGGCCGCGACATCCCGGTGCTCGGGGTGATCGGCGGCGGCTACAGCAAGGACCGCCAGGCCCTGGCCCGGCGCCACGGCATCCTCCACCACAGCGCACAACGGGTGTGGACGTCATTGGGTTGCCATTGAAAAATCAGTGCCGCCGCATCATCAGGTTGTCATCAAAAGATGGGCGTCTTACCCCCAACCGCTGTGGAGCCGCTTGTGGATAACCTGCGCGTAAGCCGCTGCACGTCAGGCAATACAAGCCTTCCAGCCCACTGCTCATTTTTCGACCAACACCTGTAGCCGCTGCCGCAGGCTGCGATCGATCGGAACGGTCGCTGGCGTCGGCACTCGCGCTGGAGGTCCTGCGGACCTGTCGCAGCCTGCGGCAGCGGCTACGGAAACGGGGGCCGGTCGCGTCATCAGATGGTCATCAAAATATGGGCGTCTTACCCCCAACCGCTGTGGAGCCGCTTGTGGATAACCTGCGCGTAAGCCGCTGCACGCCAGGCAATACAAGCCTTCCAGCCCGCTGCTCATTTTTCGACCAACACCTGTAGCCGCTGCCGCAGGCGGCGATCGACCGGAACGGTCGCTGGCGTCGGCACTCGCGCTGGAGGTCCTGCGGACCTTGCGCAGCCTGCGGCAGCGGCTACAGAAATGGGGGCCGGTCGCGTCATCAGATGGTCATCAAAATATGGGCGTCTTACCCCCAACCGCTGTGGAGCCGCTTGTGGATAACCTGCGCGTAAGCCGCTGCACGCCAGGCAATACAAGCCTTCCAGCCCGCTGCTCATTTTTCGACCAACACCTGTAGCCGCTGCCGCAGGCTGCGATCGACCGGAACGGTCGCTGGCGGCGGCACTGGCGCTGGAGGTCCTGCGGACCTTGCGCAGCCTGCGGCAGCGGCTACAAAAACCTTCATCAGGCGGTCATGAAATTGTGGGCGCCTTACCCCCAATCTCTGTGGAGCGGCTTGTGGATAACCTGAGCGCAAGCCTCTGCAGCCCATGCCGTACAGGCCCTGCAGAGCACTGAACGTTTTTTGATCAAACCCCTGCATAAGCCGCT from Pseudomonas chlororaphis subsp. chlororaphis encodes:
- the ypfJ gene encoding KPN_02809 family neutral zinc metallopeptidase; this translates as MLWKKGRRSDNVVDARDDSGGGGGGGLRFGGGKGLSLTAIILIVGIGWVTGQDPLQILGQLAGQMDQSSAPAPTQQTRQAPPANDEQAEFVRSILGDTEDTWGQIFQQAGRAYQQPKLILFRGRVNSACGSATSATGPFYCPADQQVYLDMDFFREMDQRFSAAGDFAQAYVIAHEIGHHVQTLLGVSAKIQAARQQGRQMEGDGGLLVRQELQADCLAGVWANHAQKRLNWLEPGDIEEALNAANAIGDDRLQQQGQGRVVPDSFTHGSSAQRVRWFKAGFTQGQVGQCDTFAAKSL
- a CDS encoding HAD family hydrolase; translation: MSLAEVRHWVFDMDGTLTVAVHDFAAIREALGIPPEHDILTHLAALPAAEAAAKHAWLLEHERDLALGSRPAPGAVELVRELAARGYRLGILTRNARELAHVTLEAIGLADCFAVEDVLGRDEAPPKPHPGGLLKLAAAWEVAPAEMVMVGDYRFDLDCGRAAGTHTVLVNLPDNPWPELADWHAEDCSALRRMVLA
- the tesB gene encoding acyl-CoA thioesterase II, which encodes MSHVLDDLVDLLTLEPIEENLFRGRSQDLGFRQLFGGQVLGQSLSAASQTVEEARHVHSLHGYFLRPGDAALPVVYQVDRVRDGGSFSTRRVTAIQKGNPIFTCSASFQYDEEGFEHQDTMPQVVGPENLPSELEITQQRAHLIPEHMREKLLCPKPIEVRPVTEKDPYNPQPADPIKYVWFRADGSLPDIPALHKYLLAYASDFGLLTTSMLPHGKSVWQKDMQVASLDHALWFHADLRADDWLLYAMDSPWAGNSRGFSRGSVFNRAGQLVASVTQEGLIRHRKDWA
- a CDS encoding GNAT family N-acetyltransferase — translated: MEPILQLESARLLLRQWRDEDLPAFAAMCADPQVMRYFPAPLSRLESAALIGRIRGHFAEHGFGTWALERKDTGAFIGFTGLGVVGFEAPFTPAVEIGWRLAREHWGLGYASEAAWTALRCGFDRLALKEIVAFTTTSNLPSQKVMQAIGMQHAAHDDFDHPKLGSEHPLRHHVLYRINREQWLETLHG
- a CDS encoding histone deacetylase family protein, coding for MPLPLIYHDDYSPEFPAEHRFPMDKFRLLRDHLVDSGLTRDADLLRPELCPREILALAHDPGYIERYMAGELSREDQRRLGLPWNEALARRTVRAVGGSLLAAEQALEHGLACHLAGGTHHAHYDHPAGFCIFNDLAVISHYLLEAGRVGRVLIFDCDVHQGDGTARILEHTPDAVTVSLHCEKNFPARKATSDWDIPLPMGMGDADYLKVVDDALNYLLPLYQPDLVLYDAGVDVHQDDALGYLKLTDQGVAARDEQVMRHCLGRDIPVLGVIGGGYSKDRQALARRHGILHHSAQRVWTSLGCH